The Agromyces mangrovi genome contains a region encoding:
- a CDS encoding iron-siderophore ABC transporter substrate-binding protein, whose translation MRLRRSLAVAAIAATALALTACATNPGDDTEAADAAATGEFPVTLVHALGETEITEAPERVATWGWGSTEAAIALGVYPVAVAEQPWTVGEDALLPWVEEAYDEAGIEHPAILDDSEGGATVPYEEFVDAAPDLILAPYSGLTQEQYDLLSEIAPTVAYPDAPWTTPWDDEIRIVAEALGRPADGDAVLADIDEYFATTAEEHPDFAGTTVANIWDGDGFVYVYTAADARVDVLTDIGFEIAPSVTELDTSDGGFFYELSYEELDKLDADVIVSYHSTEDEAAAFLEKSELQAIPAVAAGRVAQVYDPVKVSAVSPPTALSVTWSGGMPELVESLQAALD comes from the coding sequence GTGCGTCTTCGACGTTCCCTCGCGGTTGCGGCCATCGCCGCCACCGCCCTCGCCCTCACCGCCTGCGCGACGAACCCGGGCGACGACACCGAAGCGGCCGACGCCGCCGCCACCGGCGAGTTCCCCGTCACCCTCGTCCACGCGCTCGGCGAGACCGAGATCACCGAGGCGCCCGAGCGGGTCGCCACCTGGGGCTGGGGCTCGACCGAGGCCGCGATCGCGCTGGGCGTCTATCCGGTCGCCGTGGCCGAGCAGCCCTGGACCGTCGGCGAGGACGCGCTGCTGCCGTGGGTCGAGGAGGCCTACGACGAGGCGGGCATCGAGCACCCGGCGATCCTCGACGACTCCGAGGGCGGCGCGACCGTGCCCTACGAGGAGTTCGTCGACGCGGCTCCCGACCTGATCCTCGCCCCGTACTCGGGCCTCACCCAGGAGCAGTACGACCTGCTCTCCGAGATCGCCCCGACCGTCGCCTACCCCGACGCGCCGTGGACGACCCCGTGGGACGACGAGATCCGCATCGTCGCCGAGGCGCTCGGCCGCCCCGCCGACGGCGACGCCGTGCTCGCCGACATCGACGAGTACTTCGCCACCACCGCCGAGGAGCACCCCGACTTCGCCGGCACCACGGTCGCGAACATCTGGGACGGCGACGGCTTCGTCTACGTCTACACGGCCGCCGACGCGCGCGTCGACGTGCTCACCGACATCGGCTTCGAGATCGCCCCGAGCGTGACCGAGCTCGACACCTCCGACGGCGGGTTCTTCTACGAGCTGAGCTACGAGGAGCTCGACAAGCTCGACGCCGACGTGATCGTCAGCTACCACAGCACCGAGGACGAGGCCGCCGCCTTCCTCGAGAAGTCCGAGCTGCAGGCGATTCCCGCAGTGGCCGCGGGCCGCGTCGCGCAGGTCTACGACCCCGTCAAGGTGTCGGCCGTCTCGCCGCCCACCGCGCTCAGCGTCACCTGGTCGGGCGGCATGCCCGAGCTGGTCGAGTCGCTGCAGGCCGCGCTCGACTGA
- a CDS encoding dihydrolipoyl dehydrogenase family protein, translating to METTTTDVIVIGAGAVGENVVDRVIAGGLEAIVVEHELVGGECSYWACEPSKTLLRSGAALRAAQRVPGAAEAVTGPLDAEAVLARRNARVGDWDDSGQVRWLEGVGATLVRGHARLDGERRVRVTGTDGEERLLDARHAVVVATGSAPKLPDIDGLALARPWTSREATSAQQVPGRLAIIGGGVVGCEMATAWASLGSEVTLLSRSGLLSKFEPFASEAVAAGIRSLGVDVRTDCTPIAVHRDADDRVVLALPGGEELVADEVLVATGRRARVEDVGLETVGLDTEGWIDVDDTLRVRADGLDWLYAAGDVTGRALLTHQGKYQARAAGDAIAARAAGAEVDDAAWGAHVATADDAAVPQVAFTEPEAATVGLTAADAEQRGIRTRVVEYDLGWVAGATDRADGYEGRANLVVDEDRRVVVGATFVGQDVAELLHAATIAVVGEVPIDRLWHAVPSFPTLSEVWLRLLEAYGRPGHEGAA from the coding sequence ATGGAGACCACGACCACCGACGTCATCGTGATCGGCGCGGGCGCCGTCGGCGAGAACGTCGTCGACCGCGTGATCGCGGGAGGACTCGAGGCGATCGTCGTCGAGCACGAGCTCGTCGGCGGCGAGTGCTCGTACTGGGCGTGCGAGCCCTCGAAGACGCTGCTGCGCTCGGGCGCGGCGCTGCGGGCCGCGCAGCGCGTGCCCGGCGCCGCCGAGGCCGTCACCGGCCCGCTCGACGCGGAGGCCGTGCTCGCCCGGCGGAACGCGCGCGTGGGCGACTGGGACGACTCCGGCCAGGTGCGCTGGCTGGAGGGCGTCGGCGCCACGCTCGTACGCGGCCACGCCCGCCTCGACGGCGAGCGTCGCGTGCGCGTGACCGGCACCGACGGCGAGGAGCGCCTGCTCGATGCCCGGCACGCCGTGGTCGTCGCCACGGGGTCGGCGCCGAAGCTGCCCGATATCGACGGCCTCGCGCTGGCGCGACCGTGGACCAGCCGCGAGGCGACCAGCGCCCAGCAGGTGCCGGGGCGACTCGCGATCATCGGCGGCGGCGTCGTCGGCTGCGAGATGGCCACCGCATGGGCGTCGCTCGGCTCGGAGGTCACCCTGCTGTCGCGCAGCGGCCTGCTGTCGAAGTTCGAGCCGTTCGCGAGCGAGGCGGTGGCCGCCGGCATCCGCTCGCTCGGGGTCGACGTGCGCACGGACTGCACGCCCATCGCCGTGCACCGCGACGCCGACGACCGGGTCGTGCTCGCGCTGCCGGGCGGCGAGGAGCTCGTGGCCGACGAGGTGCTCGTCGCGACGGGCCGCCGGGCGCGCGTCGAGGACGTCGGGCTCGAGACCGTCGGGCTCGACACCGAGGGCTGGATCGACGTCGACGACACCCTGCGCGTGCGCGCCGACGGGCTCGACTGGCTGTACGCCGCGGGCGACGTGACGGGCCGCGCGCTGCTCACCCACCAGGGCAAGTACCAGGCGCGGGCGGCGGGCGACGCGATCGCGGCCCGTGCGGCCGGCGCCGAGGTCGACGACGCCGCGTGGGGCGCGCACGTCGCCACGGCCGACGACGCCGCGGTGCCGCAGGTCGCCTTCACCGAGCCCGAGGCCGCCACGGTCGGCCTCACCGCCGCCGACGCGGAGCAGCGGGGCATCCGCACCCGTGTCGTCGAGTACGACCTGGGCTGGGTGGCCGGCGCCACCGACCGGGCCGACGGCTACGAGGGCCGCGCGAACCTGGTCGTCGACGAGGACCGCCGCGTCGTCGTCGGGGCGACCTTCGTGGGGCAGGACGTCGCCGAGCTGCTGCACGCCGCGACGATCGCCGTCGTCGGCGAGGTGCCGATCGACCGGCTCTGGCACGCCGTGCCGTCGTTCCCCACGCTCAGCGAGGTGTGGCTGCGGCTGCTCGAGGCGTACGGCCGTCCGGGCCACGAGGGCGCGGCGTGA
- a CDS encoding LmeA family phospholipid-binding protein: protein MTDDRQGEHGPGDTRPYGDEELHGRADASDTQPIPPMEQQSDAPPERRPRRGLLVGAIVAASLLVLAIATVVTDVWLRGASERQVAAQIEQELPEGVSGDVEVTIGGASMLWQLFIGRFDRVQVSAPELDVNGAVLDVEVVLEGTPRDRSLPTDRATATIALSEAAVSELIPIPGVGDGLRFEDGRVAYTGTVEILGFPIEYRADATVEADGDTVFITPESVRIVGGSAEFELGGIAEDLLRIDPIPVCVAQFLPDGAQVDELAWEGGVVTVVLEGEDLVLDEALLERTGSCD from the coding sequence ATGACCGACGATCGGCAGGGCGAGCACGGGCCGGGCGACACCCGGCCCTACGGCGACGAGGAGCTGCACGGGCGAGCGGATGCCTCGGACACGCAGCCGATCCCGCCGATGGAGCAGCAGTCGGATGCCCCGCCCGAGCGCCGTCCGCGCCGCGGACTGCTGGTCGGCGCGATCGTCGCCGCGTCGCTGCTGGTGCTCGCGATCGCGACCGTCGTGACGGACGTCTGGCTGCGCGGAGCGAGCGAGCGGCAGGTCGCCGCCCAGATCGAGCAGGAGCTGCCCGAGGGCGTCTCCGGTGACGTCGAGGTGACGATCGGCGGTGCGAGCATGCTCTGGCAGCTCTTCATCGGCCGGTTCGACCGGGTGCAGGTGAGCGCACCCGAACTCGACGTCAACGGCGCGGTCCTCGACGTCGAGGTCGTGCTCGAGGGCACGCCCCGTGACCGCTCCCTGCCGACCGATCGTGCCACGGCGACCATCGCCCTGAGCGAGGCGGCCGTGTCGGAGCTCATCCCGATCCCGGGCGTGGGCGACGGCCTGCGCTTCGAGGACGGGCGGGTCGCGTACACCGGCACGGTCGAGATCCTCGGCTTCCCGATCGAGTACCGCGCCGACGCGACCGTCGAGGCCGACGGCGACACCGTGTTCATCACCCCGGAGTCGGTGCGCATCGTCGGCGGCTCGGCCGAGTTCGAGCTCGGCGGCATCGCGGAGGACCTGCTGCGCATCGACCCCATCCCGGTCTGCGTGGCGCAGTTCCTGCCCGACGGCGCCCAGGTGGACGAGCTCGCCTGGGAGGGCGGCGTCGTGACCGTCGTGCTCGAGGGCGAGGACCTCGTGCTCGACGAGGCGCTGCTGGAGCGCACCGGCTCCTGCGACTGA
- a CDS encoding arginine--tRNA ligase, translated as MTPADLQTSLHALARALVERRREQGAEVSLELAPADVVIERPKLREHGDWASSIALRLAKPLGMPPRQIAGELAAGLADVPGVASTEVAGPGFINVRLEAGAAGALARTIVEAGEAYGSGDALAGRVVNLEFVSANPTGPLHIGHTRWAALGDSLGRVLRAAGAEVATEFYINDAGNQMDTFAASVLAAITGAPAPENGYRGAYVDDLGRRVLEERPELLELPADEQLVIARESAYRIQLDEIRASLERFNVHFDVWFSERTLHATGEGGRSAIDLAVDRLREQGHVFDEDGAVWVRTTDFGDDKDRVIRRANGVYTYFAADAAYYLDKGDRGFEHKIYLLGADHHGYVHRLKALAGAAGDDPDRDIEVLIGQLVSVNGARLSKRAGNIIELDDLQAWLGTDALRYTLARFPADSPLAIDPEVLQRRTNDNPVFYVQYAHARTAAVARNAASVGVDRSSFVPELLDHESESALLGALQEFPRIVAQAAELREPHRIARYIEELSGLFHRWYDTCRVLPLGDEPVGDLQRTRLWLNDATGTVLRNGLGLIGVSAPERM; from the coding sequence GTGACTCCCGCAGATCTCCAGACCTCCCTGCACGCCCTCGCGAGGGCCCTCGTCGAGCGCCGACGCGAGCAGGGCGCGGAGGTCTCGCTGGAGCTCGCACCGGCCGACGTCGTCATCGAGCGCCCGAAGCTGCGCGAGCACGGCGACTGGGCCTCCAGCATCGCGCTGCGGCTCGCGAAGCCGCTCGGCATGCCGCCCCGCCAGATCGCCGGCGAGCTCGCCGCGGGCCTCGCAGACGTCCCCGGCGTCGCGAGCACCGAGGTCGCCGGCCCCGGGTTCATCAACGTGCGCCTCGAGGCGGGTGCGGCGGGCGCTCTCGCGCGCACCATCGTGGAGGCCGGCGAGGCGTACGGCAGCGGCGACGCGCTGGCGGGCCGGGTCGTGAACCTCGAGTTCGTCTCGGCCAATCCCACGGGCCCGCTGCACATCGGCCACACCCGCTGGGCCGCGCTCGGCGACTCGCTCGGCCGCGTGCTCCGCGCCGCGGGCGCCGAGGTCGCCACCGAGTTCTACATCAACGACGCCGGCAACCAGATGGACACCTTCGCGGCGTCCGTGCTCGCGGCGATCACCGGCGCTCCCGCCCCCGAGAACGGGTACCGCGGCGCGTACGTCGACGACCTCGGCCGGCGGGTGCTCGAGGAGCGCCCCGAGCTGCTGGAGCTGCCCGCCGACGAGCAGCTCGTCATCGCGCGCGAGAGCGCGTACCGCATCCAGCTCGACGAGATCCGCGCCTCGCTCGAGCGGTTCAACGTGCACTTCGACGTCTGGTTCTCCGAGCGCACGCTGCACGCGACGGGGGAGGGCGGCCGGAGCGCGATCGACCTGGCCGTCGACCGCCTGCGCGAACAGGGGCACGTCTTCGACGAGGACGGCGCCGTCTGGGTGCGCACCACCGACTTCGGCGACGACAAGGACCGCGTCATCCGCCGCGCCAACGGCGTCTACACGTACTTCGCGGCCGACGCCGCCTACTACCTCGACAAGGGCGACCGCGGCTTCGAGCACAAGATCTACCTGCTCGGCGCCGACCACCACGGCTACGTGCACCGACTGAAGGCGCTCGCGGGCGCGGCGGGCGACGACCCCGACCGCGACATCGAGGTGCTCATCGGCCAGCTCGTGAGCGTCAACGGCGCCCGGCTCTCCAAGCGCGCGGGCAACATCATCGAGCTCGACGACCTGCAGGCCTGGCTCGGCACCGACGCGCTCCGCTACACGCTCGCGCGCTTCCCGGCCGACTCGCCGCTGGCGATCGACCCCGAGGTGCTGCAGCGGCGCACCAACGACAATCCCGTCTTCTACGTGCAGTACGCGCACGCCCGCACCGCGGCCGTGGCCCGCAATGCGGCATCCGTCGGCGTCGACCGTTCGAGCTTCGTGCCCGAGCTGCTCGACCACGAGTCGGAGTCGGCGCTGCTCGGTGCGCTCCAGGAGTTCCCGCGCATCGTCGCGCAGGCCGCCGAGCTGCGCGAGCCGCACCGCATCGCGCGCTACATCGAGGAGCTCTCGGGCCTGTTCCACCGCTGGTACGACACCTGCCGCGTGCTGCCGCTCGGCGACGAGCCCGTGGGCGACCTCCAGCGCACGCGCCTCTGGCTGAACGACGCCACGGGCACCGTGCTCCGCAACGGCCTGGGCCTCATCGGCGTCTCCGCGCCCGAACGGATGTGA
- a CDS encoding Fe-S oxidoreductase, translating into MIRRVLLDSPVSRAGFCYAHLVGLAWGFLWSTGRVEKEGGLVVFRGMPNWTFGRGGSCVGACYLTNENVSEPVLRHERVHVAQWRRYGMLFPFLYLLSGRNPLKNRFEIEAGLEDGGYVKRRRRTAPRRTAS; encoded by the coding sequence GTGATCCGCCGCGTGCTGCTCGACTCCCCCGTGAGCCGGGCCGGGTTCTGTTACGCCCACCTCGTCGGGCTCGCGTGGGGCTTCCTCTGGAGCACCGGCCGGGTCGAGAAGGAGGGCGGGCTGGTCGTGTTCCGCGGCATGCCGAACTGGACGTTCGGTCGCGGCGGCTCGTGCGTCGGCGCCTGCTACCTCACGAACGAGAACGTCTCCGAGCCCGTGCTGCGGCACGAGCGCGTGCACGTGGCGCAGTGGCGGCGCTACGGCATGCTCTTCCCGTTCCTGTACCTGCTGTCGGGCCGCAACCCGCTGAAGAACCGGTTCGAGATCGAGGCGGGGCTGGAGGACGGCGGGTACGTGAAGCGGAGGCGCCGCACGGCACCGCGGCGCACCGCGAGCTGA
- a CDS encoding arginase family protein: MPATFLVVPVWQGSNSARALQLVDGAEAIRGDLPASATRTIEVPPGAGDALGSGVKRLTAVRTVRERIERELREVSGPAIVVGGDCGASPGAVAHAARAHGPHLGMLWLDAHADLHTPDTSPSGAFGGMALRAVLGHGADGLALDEGCAVPAANVVLGGARDLDDAEVVALRESGITSIGVAGISRHEEVLDAFASAGVDRVYVHIDLDVLDPATFAGVADAVPFGASPADVADLLRAVLARHPLAGATIAGFAPADAVTAGDDLPTILRLIGALTS; encoded by the coding sequence GTGCCCGCGACCTTCCTGGTGGTGCCCGTCTGGCAGGGATCGAACAGCGCCCGCGCGCTGCAGCTCGTCGACGGCGCGGAGGCGATCCGCGGCGACCTGCCCGCGTCCGCGACCCGCACGATCGAGGTGCCGCCGGGGGCCGGCGACGCCCTCGGCAGCGGCGTCAAGCGGCTCACCGCGGTGCGCACGGTGCGCGAGCGCATCGAGCGCGAGCTGCGCGAGGTCTCCGGCCCGGCCATCGTCGTCGGCGGCGACTGCGGCGCGAGCCCGGGAGCCGTCGCGCACGCCGCCCGGGCGCACGGTCCGCACCTCGGGATGCTCTGGCTCGACGCGCACGCCGACCTGCACACGCCCGACACGTCCCCGTCGGGTGCGTTCGGCGGCATGGCGCTGCGCGCAGTGCTCGGCCACGGCGCCGACGGACTCGCCCTCGACGAGGGGTGCGCAGTGCCGGCGGCGAACGTCGTGCTGGGCGGCGCGCGCGACCTCGACGATGCGGAGGTCGTCGCGCTCCGCGAGTCCGGCATCACGTCGATCGGCGTGGCCGGCATCTCGCGCCACGAGGAGGTGCTCGACGCGTTCGCCAGCGCGGGCGTCGACCGGGTCTACGTGCACATCGACCTCGACGTGCTCGACCCGGCCACCTTCGCGGGCGTGGCCGACGCGGTGCCGTTCGGCGCGTCGCCCGCCGACGTGGCCGACCTGCTGCGCGCGGTGCTCGCCCGCCACCCGCTCGCGGGCGCGACCATCGCGGGCTTCGCGCCCGCCGACGCCGTGACGGCGGGCGACGACCTGCCGACGATCCTGCGCCTCATCGGCGCGCTCACGTCCTGA
- a CDS encoding protein-L-isoaspartate(D-aspartate) O-methyltransferase encodes MTDRSAEREDMIAWHLEPRGIREPAVLDAMRAVPREAFLPARLRGEAYADHPLPIGDGQTISQPYVVALTAQAARIRPGDRVLEVGTGSGYAAAVLARLAGEVWSVERVPGLAAGAVDALAAAGVRNVHVVTGDGTLGLPDHAPFDAIVAAAAGPDVPLPWLDQLADGGCIVMPLEQGGGQHLVRVTRPGTGEPVIERLESVRFVPLVGEHGWHRDDRS; translated from the coding sequence GTGACGGACCGCAGCGCTGAGCGCGAGGACATGATCGCGTGGCACCTCGAGCCGCGCGGCATCCGCGAGCCCGCCGTGCTCGACGCCATGCGCGCCGTGCCGCGGGAGGCGTTCCTGCCCGCCCGGCTGCGCGGCGAGGCGTACGCCGACCACCCGCTGCCGATCGGCGACGGGCAGACCATCTCGCAGCCGTACGTCGTCGCGCTGACGGCGCAGGCGGCGCGCATCCGCCCCGGCGACCGCGTGCTCGAGGTCGGCACCGGCTCGGGGTACGCGGCGGCGGTGCTCGCCCGGCTCGCCGGCGAGGTGTGGAGCGTCGAGCGCGTGCCCGGGCTCGCCGCCGGGGCCGTGGACGCGCTCGCCGCGGCCGGCGTGCGCAACGTGCACGTCGTCACCGGCGACGGGACGCTCGGGCTCCCCGACCACGCACCGTTCGACGCCATCGTCGCCGCGGCGGCCGGACCCGACGTGCCGCTCCCCTGGCTCGACCAGCTCGCCGACGGCGGCTGCATCGTGATGCCGCTCGAGCAGGGCGGCGGCCAGCACCTCGTGCGCGTGACCCGGCCGGGCACCGGCGAGCCGGTGATCGAACGCCTCGAGTCGGTGCGCTTCGTGCCGCTCGTGGGCGAGCACGGCTGGCATCGCGACGATCGATCGTGA
- a CDS encoding iron ABC transporter ATP-binding protein, whose translation MPARPTRLERPLRLLAVPLVAAAVVVGLAACAPEDTTASPTPAPEETTAQSEAPEETDAATPTPTPTPTGEPVGLACDELLTLDQMYAFNPNYGTDPGYAPTGEPAVFSASIDGVACGWLNQSSGETIEVSVARPVGDTMEVRLNEAVLSGQAVPTYGTPPEVEGYYGRIAGVGTAQAFADGYWVTAASVAFFEPGDAQPLVEAMLANVTGG comes from the coding sequence ATGCCAGCGCGCCCGACCCGCCTCGAACGCCCCCTCCGACTACTCGCCGTGCCGCTCGTGGCGGCGGCCGTCGTCGTGGGCCTGGCCGCGTGCGCGCCTGAGGACACGACCGCGTCGCCGACCCCGGCACCGGAGGAGACGACGGCGCAGTCCGAGGCGCCCGAGGAGACGGATGCGGCCACGCCGACGCCGACCCCGACGCCCACGGGCGAGCCGGTCGGCCTCGCCTGCGACGAGCTGCTCACGCTCGACCAGATGTACGCCTTCAACCCGAACTACGGCACGGACCCCGGCTACGCCCCGACCGGTGAGCCGGCCGTGTTCTCCGCGTCGATCGACGGCGTCGCGTGCGGCTGGCTGAACCAGTCGAGCGGCGAGACCATCGAGGTGTCGGTCGCGCGCCCCGTCGGCGACACCATGGAGGTCCGCCTCAACGAGGCCGTGCTCTCCGGCCAGGCGGTGCCCACGTACGGCACGCCGCCGGAGGTGGAGGGGTACTACGGGCGCATCGCGGGCGTCGGCACGGCGCAGGCGTTCGCCGACGGCTACTGGGTCACCGCCGCATCCGTCGCCTTCTTCGAGCCGGGCGACGCGCAGCCCCTCGTGGAGGCGATGCTGGCGAACGTGACGGGCGGCTGA
- a CDS encoding ROK family transcriptional regulator yields MTDATAKGTPAWLGAVNDRAGLSVLLEHGPLTRQRICELVGVSKPTASLIMQRLIAGGFIEERGRLARSAGPSAVVYAARLDRRLGVAVDLDAAELRARVVDAAGTEHPVVRRALPAEPGARDAVAELRQAIDEACAAASADATAVRTVCLGIPGYVDPGRDGELFSETLPGWPARGLHAVLEDALGRDVLIENDVDLAALAERALGAREDAFALLWFGNGVGAAFDAAGELHRGSFGGAGEIGFLPAPATAAAIDPAARTLQDLVGARAVATLASRHGLASGAEPLAGLDDSPARDAILAELADRVALAALPVLAVLDPAALVLAGPTAAAGGDALAAAVQERVRATSRWYPEVTASAVGHAPVLAGASVLAQRRVRRALLDEIAAVGDD; encoded by the coding sequence ATGACGGATGCCACGGCCAAGGGCACGCCGGCCTGGCTCGGCGCCGTCAACGACCGTGCGGGCCTGTCGGTGCTGCTCGAGCACGGTCCCCTCACCCGGCAGCGCATCTGCGAGCTGGTCGGCGTCTCCAAGCCCACCGCCTCGCTCATCATGCAGCGCCTCATCGCGGGCGGGTTCATCGAGGAGCGCGGCCGCCTCGCCCGCTCGGCGGGCCCGAGCGCCGTGGTCTACGCCGCCCGGCTCGACCGCCGGCTCGGGGTCGCGGTCGACCTCGACGCCGCCGAGCTGCGGGCACGGGTCGTGGACGCCGCCGGCACCGAGCACCCCGTCGTGCGCCGTGCCCTGCCCGCCGAGCCCGGGGCCCGCGACGCGGTGGCCGAGCTCCGGCAGGCGATCGACGAGGCGTGCGCGGCGGCGAGCGCTGACGCAACGGCCGTGCGCACGGTATGCCTCGGCATCCCCGGCTACGTCGACCCGGGCCGCGACGGCGAGCTCTTCAGCGAGACGCTGCCCGGCTGGCCGGCCCGCGGCCTGCACGCGGTGCTCGAGGACGCGCTCGGTCGCGACGTGCTCATCGAGAACGACGTCGACCTCGCCGCGCTCGCCGAGCGTGCGCTCGGCGCGCGCGAGGACGCGTTCGCCCTGCTCTGGTTCGGCAACGGCGTCGGCGCGGCGTTCGACGCCGCCGGGGAACTGCACCGAGGCAGCTTCGGGGGCGCGGGCGAGATCGGCTTCCTGCCGGCACCCGCGACCGCCGCGGCGATCGACCCCGCGGCCCGCACGCTGCAGGACCTCGTCGGCGCGCGCGCCGTCGCGACGCTCGCCTCCCGACACGGGCTCGCCTCCGGCGCGGAGCCGCTCGCGGGTCTCGACGACTCCCCCGCACGCGACGCGATCCTCGCCGAGCTGGCCGATCGCGTGGCACTCGCCGCGCTGCCGGTGCTCGCGGTGCTCGACCCGGCGGCGCTCGTGCTCGCCGGGCCGACGGCGGCGGCCGGCGGCGACGCGCTGGCCGCGGCGGTGCAGGAGCGCGTCCGCGCCACGAGCCGCTGGTACCCGGAGGTGACGGCGAGCGCCGTCGGCCACGCGCCCGTGCTCGCGGGGGCCTCGGTGCTCGCCCAGCGACGCGTGCGACGCGCCCTGCTCGACGAGATCGCGGCGGTCGGCGACGACTGA
- a CDS encoding FecCD family ABC transporter permease: MASARPTVPAATGVPTATGDALRAERSRRTRLRALVLAGTTLVVLVAAVVALLLGAADLDPAAVLLALFGAGEPGDVFVVHRLRLPRIVAAIVAGIAFALAGAIFQSVLRNPLASPDILGIASGASLGAVWAILGLGITGAAVAPFAFGGALAVAVAIWLLAWRQGLHGIRFVLVGVGMAYLCGSTLAWLLARADVRDAQSALVWTVGSLADVRGDSLTTLVVGVGLLSVLVVLAGRSVEVLSLGDDHARALGVAADRSRVVLLLLAVGLVAVATSVAGPIAFVALVAPAIARSLLRDGTAALAASAACGAALTLAADVVGQHALPGGSAPVGIVTGIVGAPYLLWLLATGRRTRA; this comes from the coding sequence GTGGCATCCGCTCGACCCACCGTGCCCGCCGCGACCGGCGTACCCACCGCGACCGGCGACGCCCTGCGCGCCGAGCGCTCGCGTCGCACCCGCCTGCGCGCGCTCGTGCTCGCCGGCACCACGCTCGTCGTGCTGGTCGCCGCGGTCGTCGCGCTCCTGCTCGGCGCCGCCGACCTCGACCCGGCCGCGGTGCTGCTCGCCCTGTTCGGTGCGGGGGAGCCGGGCGACGTGTTCGTCGTGCATCGCCTGCGCCTGCCCCGCATCGTCGCCGCGATCGTCGCGGGCATCGCGTTCGCGCTGGCAGGGGCGATCTTCCAGTCGGTGCTGCGCAACCCGCTCGCGAGCCCCGACATCCTCGGCATCGCGAGCGGCGCGAGCCTCGGGGCCGTGTGGGCCATCCTCGGCCTCGGCATCACGGGCGCGGCGGTCGCGCCGTTCGCGTTCGGCGGCGCGCTCGCGGTCGCGGTGGCGATCTGGCTGCTCGCCTGGCGGCAGGGCCTGCACGGCATCCGGTTCGTGCTCGTCGGCGTCGGCATGGCGTACCTGTGCGGGTCGACCCTCGCCTGGCTGCTCGCGCGCGCCGACGTGCGCGACGCCCAGTCGGCCCTGGTCTGGACCGTCGGCAGCCTCGCCGACGTGCGGGGCGACTCGCTCACGACGCTCGTCGTGGGCGTCGGCCTGCTCTCGGTGCTCGTCGTGCTCGCGGGTCGTTCGGTCGAGGTGCTCTCGCTCGGCGACGACCACGCCCGCGCGCTCGGGGTCGCCGCCGATCGGTCGCGCGTCGTGCTGCTGCTGCTCGCCGTGGGCCTGGTCGCGGTCGCCACCTCGGTCGCCGGCCCGATCGCGTTCGTGGCGCTCGTGGCCCCGGCGATCGCCCGCAGCCTGCTGCGCGACGGCACGGCGGCGCTCGCCGCGTCGGCCGCGTGCGGCGCGGCGCTGACCCTCGCGGCCGACGTGGTCGGCCAGCACGCCCTGCCCGGCGGGAGCGCCCCCGTCGGCATCGTCACCGGCATCGTCGGCGCGCCGTACCTGTTGTGGCTGCTCGCCACCGGAAGGAGGACCCGGGCATGA
- a CDS encoding ABC transporter ATP-binding protein, which produces MTASLASPPAPSTGHALVAEGVSLGYDGRRVIDSLDLALPAGVITTIVGPNACGKSTLLRGMARLHPLESGTVRLGDRDLRRMSRRDVARLVGVLPQTSIAPEGVRVADLVGRGRHPHQGWFGRHTSDDASAVARALDATGIADLADRPLEELSGGQRQRAWIAMVLAQETDVVLLDEPTTFLDVTHQLELLDLLTELNRERGTTVVMVLHDLNLAARYADHLVVMSAGRVIAEGAPAEVLTAETVRAAFGLESRVIADPVAGSPMVVPVGRFHGVAAADDGV; this is translated from the coding sequence ATGACCGCGTCACTCGCCTCGCCCCCCGCCCCGTCGACCGGGCACGCGCTCGTCGCCGAGGGCGTCAGCCTCGGCTACGACGGGCGCCGCGTGATCGACTCGCTCGACCTCGCGCTGCCGGCGGGCGTCATCACGACCATCGTCGGCCCCAACGCGTGCGGCAAGTCGACCCTGCTGCGCGGCATGGCCCGGCTGCATCCGCTCGAGTCGGGCACCGTGCGCCTCGGCGACCGCGACCTGCGGCGCATGTCCAGGCGCGACGTCGCCCGGCTGGTGGGCGTGCTGCCGCAGACCTCGATCGCGCCCGAGGGCGTGCGCGTCGCCGACCTCGTCGGCCGCGGCCGGCACCCGCACCAGGGCTGGTTCGGTCGGCACACGAGCGACGACGCGTCGGCGGTCGCGCGTGCGCTCGACGCCACCGGCATCGCCGACCTCGCCGACCGCCCGCTGGAGGAGCTCTCGGGCGGGCAGCGGCAGCGCGCCTGGATCGCGATGGTGCTGGCGCAGGAGACCGACGTCGTACTGCTCGACGAGCCGACGACGTTCCTCGACGTGACGCACCAGCTCGAGCTGCTCGACCTGCTCACCGAGCTGAACCGGGAGCGCGGCACGACCGTGGTCATGGTGCTGCACGACCTGAACCTCGCGGCGCGCTATGCCGACCACCTGGTGGTGATGAGCGCCGGGCGCGTGATCGCGGAGGGGGCGCCCGCCGAGGTGCTGACCGCGGAGACCGTGCGCGCGGCGTTCGGGCTCGAGTCGCGCGTGATCGCGGACCCGGTCGCGGGCAGCCCGATGGTCGTGCCGGTCGGGCGCTTCCACGGTGTCGCGGCCGCGGATGACGGCGTGTGA